One window of the Lysobacter sp. S4-A87 genome contains the following:
- a CDS encoding right-handed parallel beta-helix repeat-containing protein, whose amino-acid sequence MNDRRFKRAARVTTEHGLNGRRDFLRRSLFAAVPGVLTATGISRAFAATGSTVDATYVPPVRARGSAILNVRNRGAYGDGIHDDTTAIQAAIDALPSDGGTILIPAGTYVIDPTRNLRLRSRMHLQLADGAKLAAKRNSAERAYVVMVYKVSDVEISGGQIIGDRDNHLGTTGEWGHAIMVRGSSRVTIRDIHLSKCWGDGISIGGAMVTNQPAVPSQGVVIANVVSTGNRRQGLSIGRSSEVKVYDSEFSNNTGIDPGCGIDIEPDADDMGTTTTVHIENCLIRKNQGNGIQVYKRVNGVTIKRCTVEYNGGYGVLTIAPISGYISQNKFQHNYLMGVMLRSATTSYQVSGNTFRNNHTRMHGVNTATNPLVSMTGLVGGNNGNGAHIQATTDCVDLRVTTNQYAK is encoded by the coding sequence GTGAACGACAGACGATTCAAGCGCGCTGCGCGCGTCACCACCGAACATGGCCTCAATGGCCGTCGCGACTTTCTGCGCCGTTCCCTCTTTGCTGCAGTGCCGGGCGTCCTGACCGCCACCGGAATCTCGCGCGCGTTCGCCGCGACCGGCAGCACCGTGGACGCAACCTACGTGCCGCCGGTACGTGCCCGCGGCTCGGCGATTCTCAACGTCCGCAACCGCGGCGCGTACGGCGATGGCATCCACGATGACACCACCGCCATCCAGGCGGCGATCGATGCCCTGCCCTCTGACGGCGGCACGATCCTGATCCCGGCCGGCACCTATGTCATCGACCCGACCCGCAACCTGCGCCTGCGAAGCCGCATGCACCTGCAACTGGCCGACGGCGCCAAGCTTGCCGCCAAGCGCAACAGCGCCGAGCGCGCGTATGTCGTCATGGTCTACAAGGTCAGTGACGTCGAGATCTCCGGCGGCCAGATCATCGGCGACCGCGACAACCACCTCGGCACCACCGGCGAGTGGGGCCACGCGATCATGGTGCGCGGCTCATCGCGCGTCACCATCCGCGACATCCACCTTTCCAAGTGCTGGGGCGATGGCATCTCCATCGGTGGCGCCATGGTCACCAACCAACCGGCCGTACCGTCGCAGGGCGTGGTCATCGCCAACGTGGTCTCCACCGGCAACCGCCGCCAGGGGCTGTCGATTGGCCGCTCCAGCGAGGTCAAGGTCTACGACTCGGAGTTCAGCAACAACACCGGTATCGATCCGGGTTGCGGCATCGATATCGAGCCCGATGCCGACGACATGGGCACCACCACGACGGTGCACATCGAGAACTGCCTGATCCGCAAGAACCAGGGCAACGGCATCCAGGTCTACAAGCGCGTCAACGGCGTCACCATCAAGCGCTGCACGGTCGAGTACAACGGCGGTTACGGCGTGCTGACGATCGCGCCCATCAGCGGCTACATCTCCCAGAACAAGTTCCAGCACAACTACCTGATGGGCGTGATGCTGCGTTCGGCCACGACGTCCTACCAGGTCAGTGGCAACACGTTCCGCAACAACCACACGCGCATGCACGGCGTGAACACGGCGACCAACCCGCTGGTCTCGATGACCGGACTTGTCGGCGGAAACAACGGCAACGGCGCGCACATCCAGGCGACCACCGACTGCGTCGACCTGCGAGTGACCACGAACCAGTACGCAAAGTAA
- a CDS encoding glycosyltransferase family 4 protein → MRIAFFANTDWYLYNFRLPTALQLKAHGAEVVMISPPGEFGERFKGHGIRWCQLPMDRASLNPLLELQTLREMVRLLRALQPDLLHNFTVKCAVYGALAARLARVPAVVNAVAGMGYVFASDSPKARMLRPIVSTLMRATLGHGHSRVILQNPDDAQALTDARLVPGSKIRLIRSSGVDTERFQPGIGADGPRRLRVLLAARLLREKGVAEFAEASRLLREQGREIEFLLAGTPDPGNPSSITREEAQAWHDLGLLQWLGHVEDMPGLLSTVDVMALPSYYREGVPRCLIEGAAAGLALITTDLPGCREVVTRHGDDGLHVAPRDAASLAGQLARLDDDRDLLAMLGTRARERALRHFDERLVIRRTLDVYEELLTVPLQAQTSVAG, encoded by the coding sequence ATGCGTATAGCGTTCTTCGCCAACACCGACTGGTATCTGTACAACTTCCGGTTGCCTACCGCGCTGCAGCTCAAGGCGCACGGCGCTGAAGTCGTGATGATCTCGCCGCCCGGCGAGTTTGGCGAACGGTTCAAAGGTCATGGCATCCGCTGGTGCCAGCTGCCGATGGACCGGGCAAGTCTCAATCCGCTGCTTGAGCTGCAGACGCTGCGCGAGATGGTGCGGCTGTTGAGGGCCCTGCAACCCGACCTGCTGCACAACTTCACGGTCAAGTGCGCGGTCTACGGCGCACTGGCGGCACGGCTGGCGCGCGTACCCGCAGTAGTCAATGCGGTGGCAGGCATGGGTTACGTGTTTGCCAGCGACAGTCCCAAGGCGCGGATGCTTCGCCCCATCGTCAGCACACTGATGCGCGCAACCCTTGGGCACGGCCACTCGCGCGTGATCCTGCAGAACCCGGACGATGCCCAGGCGCTGACCGACGCCAGGCTCGTCCCAGGCAGCAAGATCCGCCTGATCAGAAGCTCCGGCGTCGACACCGAGCGCTTCCAGCCAGGCATCGGTGCAGACGGCCCCCGGCGCTTGCGTGTGCTGCTGGCCGCGCGCCTGTTGCGCGAGAAGGGCGTGGCCGAGTTCGCTGAAGCCTCCCGGCTGCTGCGCGAACAGGGTCGCGAGATCGAGTTCCTGCTGGCCGGAACACCGGACCCCGGCAACCCCAGTTCGATCACGCGTGAAGAAGCCCAGGCCTGGCACGACCTGGGGCTGCTGCAGTGGCTGGGTCACGTCGAGGACATGCCGGGCCTGCTTTCAACCGTCGACGTCATGGCACTGCCGAGCTATTACCGCGAAGGCGTGCCGCGGTGCCTGATCGAGGGCGCCGCGGCGGGCCTGGCGTTGATCACCACCGACCTTCCGGGTTGCCGCGAGGTCGTCACCCGCCATGGCGATGACGGTCTGCACGTGGCACCTCGCGACGCCGCCTCCCTGGCGGGGCAGCTTGCCCGGCTCGATGACGACCGCGATCTTCTGGCAATGCTCGGCACCCGTGCGCGCGAGCGCGCCCTGCGGCACTTCGATGAGCGGCTGGTCATCCGTCGCACGCTGGATGTGTACGAAGAACTGCTGACCGTGCCGCTGCAGGCACAGACGTCCGTGGCAGGATGA
- a CDS encoding polysaccharide pyruvyl transferase family protein, giving the protein MRNFGDDLFGVLCTTASRLYWHAEPTLVGPPLADIEGGSTWPKSFPLDLYGAAGVAGKCSRLLSFVRGMHGNDVLVMGGGSVITARESFRKPLMLWANRRRRLQLAAVGVSIGPFVDEADEAVVADYARHFSYLSVRDRRSYELALRLGLDHVTHHGRDLAGLLSLLMPTGSARGGMRLEHGGPLHVGIAPCRYTPRSDHPAPTMDAWRDAAIEALAAIAVRTPLQVEVFSLNGHHRHGDEVLAEAMQSRLRERGINAGLRLYRGHDPLATVRDICRCDAFISARLHGAIVAYLCGVPFTIIDYHPKCRDFADDIGLPASLRISGGQGADDLVTAITTMLNDPDARPGLSPSVYAQQAQDIFQCAPWSSRQRSDLNPGNLHPGNYGTVP; this is encoded by the coding sequence ATGCGCAACTTCGGCGACGACCTGTTCGGCGTCCTGTGCACGACGGCGTCGCGACTGTACTGGCATGCGGAACCGACCCTGGTCGGCCCACCCCTGGCCGACATCGAGGGCGGCAGTACGTGGCCGAAGTCGTTCCCGCTCGACCTCTACGGGGCCGCTGGCGTCGCGGGAAAGTGCAGCCGCCTGCTGAGCTTCGTTCGCGGCATGCATGGCAACGACGTGCTGGTCATGGGCGGGGGCTCGGTCATCACCGCACGCGAGTCCTTCCGCAAGCCGCTGATGCTGTGGGCCAACCGCCGGCGCCGACTGCAGCTCGCTGCCGTGGGTGTTTCCATCGGTCCGTTCGTCGATGAAGCCGACGAGGCGGTCGTTGCCGATTATGCGCGGCACTTCTCGTACCTCTCGGTACGAGATCGCCGTTCCTACGAGCTGGCCCTTCGCCTTGGGCTCGATCACGTCACCCATCACGGTCGCGACCTCGCGGGCCTGCTGTCCCTGCTGATGCCCACCGGCTCGGCGCGTGGCGGCATGCGCCTGGAGCATGGCGGACCGCTGCACGTCGGCATCGCCCCGTGCCGCTATACCCCTCGCAGCGACCATCCCGCTCCGACGATGGATGCATGGCGGGACGCAGCGATCGAGGCGCTCGCGGCGATCGCCGTCCGCACGCCGCTCCAGGTCGAGGTATTCAGTCTCAACGGCCATCACCGGCACGGTGACGAGGTATTGGCCGAGGCGATGCAATCGCGGCTGCGCGAACGCGGCATCAATGCCGGGCTTCGCCTTTACCGCGGTCACGATCCGCTCGCGACCGTGCGCGACATCTGCCGTTGCGACGCATTCATCAGTGCACGCCTGCATGGCGCGATCGTCGCCTATCTGTGCGGCGTGCCGTTCACGATCATCGATTACCACCCGAAGTGCCGTGACTTCGCCGATGACATCGGCTTGCCCGCATCACTGCGCATATCCGGCGGCCAGGGCGCTGACGATCTCGTCACGGCGATCACCACGATGCTGAACGATCCCGATGCACGACCGGGCCTTTCACCGTCCGTATACGCGCAACAGGCCCAGGACATATTCCAATGTGCGCCATGGTCGAGCCGGCAGCGATCAGATCTGAATCCGGGAAACCTTCATCCGGGAAACTACGGGACGGTGCCATGA
- a CDS encoding polysaccharide biosynthesis C-terminal domain-containing protein, producing the protein MVAQGWRPAAVAISLLWLATLAGALMVFAAQVVLARRLGPAEYGLFASSLATVTMIAPLAGFGLSQFRLKAYGSEGWDADRWLRPALRFSLVTTLLAIAGVAAWALWGAPVDADTRATLLLLTPVIVGVLAVDLVGSKLRLEERHRALAGWQLLMPSGRLAVALLAVGIATIDARDVALGYGLVALLIAATALPQLAAMKRGEMKLMGHGPRQSKPHRADVPGTWQLWSQAWAYGVAAALYPVFFQVGTVLLKYLGGNAEAGHYGVALAVMTALYLFPATVYQKFLLSRLHRWAVHDQPRFWRVYRLGNLAMLASGLLTGLALWLLAPWLIPIAFGSAYADVTALLGVLAICVPIRFLSTSVGSALLTANHMRYRVLAMLAATVVAVAVTCVLMPRFGAVGAAWATVVAEATLLLLMYLGVLRIRQPAAEAASP; encoded by the coding sequence ATGGTCGCGCAAGGTTGGCGCCCTGCTGCCGTGGCGATCTCCCTGCTCTGGCTGGCGACGCTGGCCGGGGCGCTGATGGTGTTCGCCGCCCAGGTAGTCCTCGCGCGCCGGCTTGGACCGGCCGAGTACGGTCTGTTTGCCTCGTCGCTGGCCACGGTCACGATGATCGCGCCTTTGGCGGGCTTCGGCCTCTCGCAGTTCCGGCTCAAGGCCTACGGCAGCGAGGGCTGGGACGCGGACCGCTGGTTGCGGCCGGCATTGCGCTTCTCACTGGTGACCACCTTGCTGGCGATTGCCGGCGTGGCGGCATGGGCGCTTTGGGGCGCGCCGGTCGATGCCGACACGCGCGCAACGCTGCTGCTGCTGACCCCGGTCATCGTCGGCGTGCTCGCCGTGGACCTGGTAGGCAGCAAGTTGCGTCTCGAGGAGCGCCACCGCGCCCTCGCCGGCTGGCAGCTGCTGATGCCGTCGGGCCGCCTGGCGGTCGCACTGCTGGCGGTCGGGATCGCCACCATCGATGCGCGCGATGTCGCCCTCGGATACGGACTGGTCGCGCTGCTGATCGCAGCCACGGCGCTGCCGCAACTGGCAGCGATGAAGCGCGGCGAGATGAAGCTGATGGGCCATGGACCGCGCCAGTCGAAGCCACATCGGGCTGACGTGCCCGGCACGTGGCAACTGTGGTCGCAAGCGTGGGCCTATGGCGTCGCGGCCGCACTGTATCCGGTGTTCTTCCAGGTCGGCACGGTGCTCCTGAAGTACCTCGGCGGCAACGCGGAAGCCGGACATTACGGCGTGGCGCTGGCGGTGATGACGGCGCTGTACCTGTTTCCGGCAACCGTCTACCAGAAGTTCCTGCTGTCGCGACTGCACCGCTGGGCGGTGCACGACCAGCCCCGCTTCTGGCGCGTGTACCGCCTGGGCAACCTGGCCATGCTCGCCAGTGGCCTGCTGACGGGACTGGCGCTGTGGCTGCTCGCGCCCTGGCTGATTCCGATCGCGTTCGGCAGCGCCTACGCCGATGTCACGGCGCTGCTGGGGGTGCTGGCGATCTGCGTGCCCATCCGCTTTCTCTCGACCTCGGTCGGCTCGGCCCTGCTGACTGCCAACCACATGCGCTACCGCGTGCTGGCCATGCTGGCGGCGACGGTAGTGGCTGTCGCGGTCACCTGCGTGCTGATGCCACGATTCGGCGCAGTGGGCGCGGCGTGGGCAACGGTCGTGGCCGAGGCCACGCTGCTGCTGCTCATGTACCTGGGCGTTCTTCGTATCCGGCAACCCGCAGCGGAGGCAGCATCACCATGA